CACACCCCCTCGACGGCGAGTACGTCACCTTCCAAGCGAAATTCACCGGCGGACAACGAATCGAGATCTCCCACAGCGACTGACCCCGTGGCTGACGAGAGACGCGGAACGGCTCGTCCGCTCCGAAGCCGGCTTCGACCCGTCGTGTCACCGCTTTTTCGACGGTTCAGTCCTCCGCAAACACACCGTCGCTCTCTCGGTGCTACGACCCCACGAGATCCGCATTCTCGCGAGCCATCTTCGCCACCGAAGACGCCCGGTACGGATTCACTAGGATAGTACGAACTATATTTGGAAATATCCGAACCCAGGCGTACGATTAAATAATTTACTCGCCCACAATTCGACAATGTTCGCGTACGGCGCTCAGTACTATCGTCCGCCGAATCCGCCGTCGGACGCCTGGGCCGACGACCTCTCTCAGATGGCCGATCTCGGGTTCAACACGGTGAAGCTGTGGGCGATGTGGAACCACGCCCACCCGAGCGAAGACGAGTTCGACTTCGCCGAGCTCGACGAACTGGTCGAACTCGCCGGTGAGCGCGATCTCGATGTCGTCATCTCGCTGATCCTGGAGAACGCGCCCCACTGGCTGGTCGACCGGCACCCCGAAGCCCGCTACGAGGACCACGACGGCGGGAAAGTCGACGTGCGGGCGCGGCCGAACACGCCCGGGGGCGGGTGGCCCGGACTCTGCCTGAACCACGACGCGGTCCGCGACCACGCCGAGCGGTTCACGCGACGGCTGGCCGGCCGCTACTCGGACGACCCGACGGTCACCTCTTACACGACGTGGGACGAAGCGTTCTTCGAGCCGAACCTCCACTTCCCGGACAAGCGGTTCTGTTACTGCGAAGCCTGCAGGGACAAGTTCGAGGACTGGCTTCGTGATCGATACGGTGCCATCGACGGCCTGAACGAGGCCTGGGAGACGCGATACACGTCGTGGTCACAGGTCGAACCGCCGAGGTACCACGGCGGGTACCCCCGGTATCTGGACTGGCTGCGGTTCCGCCTCGACTCCCAGCAGGGACACATGCAGTGGCGGGCGAGCGCCCTGGGCGAGGGCGACGCGACCGCGTCGGTCCGCGCACACGGCATCTCCGGCAATCTCGGCGACCTGCCCCACCGGTTCAACGACGACTGGCGGTCGGCCGATACCGTCGACGAGTGGGGAACGACGACGTTCCCCCACTGGGGGCCCGACCACCCCGACATCACGACCGACGCCGAGCGCCAGACGCTCGACCACCACCTGATGCTCGACGTCGCCAGGGGCGCCGCCGGCGAGAAACCGTTCTGGCAGACGGAACTCCAGGGCGGACACGTCCGGAGCGGCAACAGTATCGACCCCATGGGACTGACGCGAGGCCCCGATCCCGATCCGGAGTCGATGGCGCTGTGGAACTGGAACGCGCTCGCCGGGGGGGCGACCGGCCTGCTCTACTGGCAGTACCGGCCGGAGCTGCTCGGCCACGAGAGCCCCGGGTTCGGCCTCGTCCGTCGGGACGGGTCGCGAACGGAGCGCACCGAGGTCGCCGCCTCGTTCGCCGACCTCGTCTCGGAGCGGCCCGTTCTCGAGGCGTCGGAACCGGTTCGCGGGGACGTCGCCATCGGCACGCTCGCGGAGGCGCCCCTGTTCAACTACGTCGCCGAGAAGGACACCGAGCAGTTCGCGACGGCCGTTCGCGGTGTCTACCGGGCGATGTGGGCGACCGACTACCAGGTCGACTTCGCCAAACCCCACCAGTTCGACGGGTACGACGCCGTCTACCTCCCCTTCCCGCTCCTGCTCGAACCGTCGACCGTCGAGGCTATCGAGGCGTACGTCGACGGGGGCGGCACGCTCGTCACCGGCGGTGCGCCCGCCGTCTACGACGAGAACGGTCGATGCCTCCGTGAATCGCCCGGCCACGACCTGGACGAGGTCTTCGGCACGCGCCTGCGCACCACCCGGTACGCGGACGGCGAGACGCTGGAAGTCGCTGACGCGCGAGCGGCAGTCTCGGCCGACGGCGGAACGCCCGGCGTACAGGCTGCGCCGGCGGCCGCGAGACGCGACGTCTTCGACCCCACGACCGCGACCGCGCTCGGTCGCTGGAGCGACGGTGGCGTCGGCGCGACGGTCGACTCGCACGGCGACGGGACGGCGATGGCCGTCGGCACCCTTCTCGGCCGCGCGGCAACCGACGATGACGCGCTCGACGCGGTCCGGTCGACGCTCTCGCACCTGTTCGACCGGGGCGGGGCGAGCCCGACCGTCCGGTGCTCCGACGGGGCGGTCCAGACGCGACTCCACGCGACCGACGACGGCTGGTTGCTCTACGTGCTCAATCCCACCGACGAATCCCGTACCGTCGACGTGCAGTGCAGTAAAACTGGGAGTGTCCAGGAGGCGCTCGGGGACCTCCGCGTCGACGCGGCCGACCCGCTCCGCGTGACGGTCGACGACCGCGCCGGCGGCGTCCTCCTCTTCTGACCCACAGCCGCGGAGCTGTTTTACCGATGGACGACGAAACTGAATCGATGGACGAGGGGATCAACTTCTGGACCGTCACGCTGGCGATGGGGGCGACGCTCGCCCTCCTGCTCGCGTTCTCGCTGCTCTACGTCGAGCCGGGGAGCGCCGCGGCGGTCGCCGTCCAGCTGAGCGTCGCCTTCCTCCTGATCCCCGTCGTGGGATCCCTGATCATCATCTACGTCGGGTGGCGCCCCTTCGAGGACGACCAGGACGACGAGGAGAGCGTCTTCGATTGAACCGGGAGTGACGAAGACACGTCGGCTTCGACGGTGGAGACCGGATACCGGTCACGAAATGGACCCGCGAGTGAAGCCACCGCTCTGCTGGGATTCACGACACCGGACGAAATCCAGGCAGCACGTCGACCGCGCCGCGGGAAAGCGGCCCGTTCCTGCGTACCGGCCGGGCGACGAATCGGCCGTCGACGAGCGCGGGACCGCTAGTCGTCGAGTTCGGGGCTCGACCAGTACCGGTGGGTATCGTCGTCCCGGAAGCAGGCCGCGGCGTGGCCGCCGTCGTCACCGAGCGACGGGTGCTCCTCGCGGCAGGCCTCCCTGGCGACGGGACAGCGCGTGTGGAACCGACAGCCGCTCGGGGGGTCGGTCTGGTCGGGGATGTCGATGTCCCGGACCGGGGGCTCCTCGACCTGGACGTAGTCCGGGTGGAGGTTGGCGGTCGCCCACTTGAGGACCCGCGTGTAGGGGTGTTTGGGGTCCTGCAGGACCTCCTCTGCGGGGCCGACCTCGACGAGTTCGCCCATGTACATGATACCGATCCGCCCGCCGGCGCGCTTGGTCAGATACCGCGCGTTCGAGAGGTTGTGGCTGATGAACAGGAAGGAGGTGTCGAACCGGTCCTGCAGCTCCAGCATCAGGTCCATCATCTCGACGCGCAGGGAGACGTCCAGCGCGGAGACGGCCTCGTCGGCGAGGATCACGTCCGGGTTCATCAACAGGGCGCGGACGAGCGCGACGCGCTGTTTCTCGCCGCCGGAGAGCTGGTGGGGATACCGCTCGGCGTAGTCCGCCGGCGGCTCCATCCCGACGGTCTCGAGCATCCCGAGGATGCGAGCGCGGCGGTCCTCCCGCGAGAGGTCGTCGTACCAGCGCTTCAGCGGCGCGGCGAGCGTCGCCATCACCGTCTGGTTGGGGTTGAGCGACGACCCGGGGTCCTGGTGGACGATCTGCAGGGACCTGCGGATATCCGCCGCGTCGACCGACGCGTCGCCGGCTCCGTCGAAGGCGTCCCAGACGTCCTGTCCGCGGTACCGTACCTCGCCGTCGGTCGGCCGCTGGAGCCCGATCGCCGCCTTCCCGAGCGTGGTCTTCCCGCAGCCGGACTCGCCGACGAGCGCGACGACGTCGTTCTCCTCGATGTCAAGCGAGACGCCGTCGACCGCCCGGACCGGGGCCTTGCCGTCCCCGCGGAGTCGGTCGACCAGCCCCTCGTTCTGGTCGAAGTGGACCTCGACGTCCGACAGCGAGACGACCGGCTCCGCGCTCATGGCCACTCCGCCTCCTCCTCGGGCGCGTGGTCCTCGATGTCGAACGGGACGCCCTCGGCCGCGTCCTCGTGGTGGAAACAGGCGACGTGGTGGTCGGTGCCGGCCGCCCGGAACTCCGGATCGGAGACCAGACACTCCTCGGTCGACAGCGGACACCGGGGGTGGTAACTGCACCCCTCCGGCGTGTTCACCGGGTCCGGGGCCGACCCCTCGATCGCCCGCATCTCGTCGAGTGGGATGTCCAGGTTCGGGACCGACCGCAACAGCGCCCTGGTGTAGGGGTGGGCGGCGTCGAGCACCGTCTCGCGGGCCGGCCCGACCTCGACGAGTTCGAAGGCGTACATCACGGCCAGGCGGTCGGCCAGCCCGGCGACCAGCGGCAGGTCGTGCGTGATGAACACGACGGTCAGGTCGTATTTCTCCTGCAGCTCGTTCAGCAGGCTCAGGATGGACCGCTGCATCAGGAGATCCAGCGCCGCCGTCGGTTCGTCCATCACCAGCACGTTCGGTTCGAGCACGAGCGACAGCGCGATGAGCGCCCGCTGTTGCATCCCGCCCGACAGCTCGTGGGCGTAGGAGTCGAGCACCCGGTCGGGGTCCATGTAGAGGTCCGAGATGAGGTCCCTGGCCCGACGGAGCCCCTCGTCGACGTCGTAGTCGTGGGCTTTCAGCGTCTCGACGAAGTGGCCCCGGACCGACAGCGTCGGGTTGAACGACGACTGGGCGCCCTGGAAGACCATGGCGATCTCCTCCCAGCGCAGGCGCTTCAGGTCGGACTCGGAGAGGCCCAGCACGTCGATCTCCGTGTCGGGGTCGGGGCGGTAGACGATCTCCCCCGAGAGCCGTCCCGGGTCGACGACGGCGTCGAGCAGCGCCGAGGCGAACATGGACTTGCCCGACCCGGACTCGCCGACGACGCCGAGTATCTCCTGTCTGGCCACGTCGACGCTCACGTCGTCGAGCACGCGGGACACCCCCCGGCTCATATCGAACGTGACGTTCACGTCCCGTAGTTCGAGGATCGGGTCGTCCGCCGTGGGTGTCGACGTTCCCGGGCCGGCGACTCCCGTCTCGTCTCGGTCCGTCTGGGTATCGGCAGTTGGGTCTGTTCGTGACATGGTTACGTTCGAGTCGCGGTCGTAGCGGCCTGGCCGTCGCTCGGTTCCTCGTCGTCGTCGACCGTCGACGCGTGTTTGGCTCGCACGCGCGGGTTGAACAGCCGGTCGCAGCCCTGGGCGAACAGGATGAGCCCGAACGAGAGGAACACGACGGTGAACAGCGGGGCGAGCAACCAGTGGCGCAGCGAGTCGGAGTACAGCGCCCCGGAGTTGTACGCCCGGGTTATCATGACGCCCCAGTTCAGGTTCGAGAACGGGAGCACGCCGAGGAAGTACAGCCCCACGGAGCCGAAGATGACCCCGCGGGCCGCCCCGACGAAGTTCACCAGGATGTACGGCATCAGGTTCGGGAGGACGTCTCGCCCGAGGATGGTCGGTACGCCGAGTCCCATCGTCCGCGACGCCTCGACGTACGGGGCGTTGCGGATCGTGAGCACCTGCGAGCGGACGGCTCGGGCCAGCCCGGCCCACGCGTTGATGGAGACGAGCACGCCGACCACGATCGGGCTCTCGGGCTGGACGATCGCCGCCACCACGATGATGAGCGGCAGGCCCGGGATGGTCATCATGATGTCCGTGATCGTCATCAGGACCGTCTCGGTCCACCCGCCCTTGTAGCCGGAGACGATCCCGATGACGGTCGCGACGATGATCGAGAAGACGGCACCGCCGAGGATCATCTTCAGCATCACGGGCGTCGCGTGGACGACGCTGGCGAAGACGCCCTGGGCCTTCGGGTCGGTCCCGAGGGGGTACGCCCAGTTCTGGAACGGCGCGAGCAGTCGCGGTCCGGTGTTGGGCTCGGGGTACCGCACGAGCAGCGGCCCCACGGTCCCCATGAGGACGAACAGGAGGATGATGGCCGCGCCGGCGCGGGCCCGCCAGTCCGACCACACGATGCGGGCGGGCGCGAGCAGCCAGAGGTCGACGAGCTGGCGGAGCCGGTCGGTCCCCTCGACGCTGTCGTCGGCCACGCGTTCGAACGGCGAGACCGACCCCGCCGCACCGCCGTCGGTCGAGACCGCCCGAGGGTCCGACGACGAGGGGTCGTCCCCGCCCGACGCGGCGAACGACTGAAAGCGCTCGTCGCTGTCCCCGTCTTCGTCGCCGGTCCGGTCGTCAGTACGCTTCATCGCTCTCACCTCCGGCGCGGGGGTCGAGTTTCCCGTAGGTCAGGTCCGCGATGAGGACGCCGATGACGACCGCGACCGTGATGAGGATGAACCCGCCCATCATCAGCGGGTAGTCGCGCGACGATATCGACTTGAACACGTAGTAGCCGACGCCCTGGTAGGCGAAGATCTTCTCCAGGATGACCGACCCGCCGAACATCGTCCCGATGGAGATCATGATGCCCGTGTACATCGGGAGGATGGCATTGCGGGCGACGTACCGGAGCGCGATCCGGCGCTCCGGCAGCCCGCGCAGGCGCGCCACCCGGAGGTAGTCCTCGCCGAGTTCGCTGATCGCGTTGCCCCGCATGGTGATGGCCTTCCCGCCGAATCCGGTCACGACCAGCGAGAGCACCGGCAGCGCCGCGTGGGTCAGGACGCCGACGACGAACGGGAGGTTGAGCCCGACGCTCGTCTGCGGGTTCATCCGGCCGGCCGTCGGGAACACCGACCACTCGAACCCGAGCAGGTACAGCAGGAGGATGGCCGCGATGTAGTAGGGGACCGAGTTCGCGACGATCGACAGGAGCGTCGAGGCCGTGTCGAACCGGCTGCCCTCGCGGTAGGCCATGAACGCGCCCATCGAGACGCCGATCGCGAACATCAGACACAGCGAGATGGACATGTACAGGACCGTCCACGGGACGGCGCTTCCCAGCAGGCCGGCGACGGGCTCCGCGTAGAAGATGGACCGCCCGAAGTCGAACTGCGCGAGCGCGGCCATGTATTCGACGTACTGTTCCCACATCGGCGCGTCCGTCTCGATGTTGGTGTAGAGAGCGATCTTCTGCTGGATCTCCTCCTGGTTGAGGTTCTGTCGCATGTACTGCGCCCGGAGGTAGTCGATCGGTCCCCCGGGCATCAGTCGAATGAGGACGAACGAGAGCGTCACGACGGCGTACACCGTGACGAAGGACTGCCCGATTCGTTTCGCGTAGTAACGGTTACTTGCCATGATGAGTGACGGGCGACCGCGCTACTTGGTCCGGGCCTGGATCTCGCCCATCCGGTCGGCCCACCAGTGGGGTTCGCCCTGTTGCATGAGCTCGCCGTCGAGCGGGGGGAGCTCCCAGTTTTTGGTGTCGAAGAGGTTGATGTCGTGTTCGACGGTGATCGGCATCTTCGGCAGCGTCATGTTGTACAGCCACGCGGCCTTCCGGTTGAGACGCTGTTCTTCCGCGGGGTCCTGCGCCGTCGAGAGGTCCTCGAACAGCTGGGCGACGTCGACCGTCTCGGTCGAGCCGTTCGGGTCCCCGACGGGCATCGGAACGTCGATCTGTTCGGGGTAATTCGTCTGGTCCGCCCACCAGCCCAGCGTCACGGCGCGGATGTGGTAGCCGGGATAGCCGGCCTGGAACCACACGCCGGACCACCAGTCGCCGATGACGTCGAAGTTCCCGTTCGGGACGATCTCGCCGTACATCTGCGTGTGTCCGACCTTCTGGAGTTCCGCGTCGACGCCGAAGTTGCCCAGCTGACTGGTGACGTTCTGCCCGATAGACACCCAGTAGCCGCCCCGCCCTTCCTTGATGGTGGGGGCGAACGGCTCCCCGTCGGGCTTCTGCCAGGTGCCGTCGGACTTCGAGAAGCCCGCGTCGCGCAGGAGCTGCGCCGCTTTCTCCCGGTCTTTCTCGTAGGTGAGGTACTGGTCCTGGGCGTCGCCGAGGTACGTGTCGAGCATGCTGTTCGAGACGCCGCAGGGGATCTCGATAGCGTCGCGCTGGTACGCGCCGGAGGTGTTCTCGGCCACGAGCCCGAAGTCGATGGCGTAGAGCATCGCCTGGCGGACCCGGCGGTCGTCCCAGGGCTCCTTGTTGAAGTTCGCGACCAGCCCGTAGCCGTTGTACAGCGGGACCTTGTTCCAGTCGACGGCGTCGGGTTGCTGTTCGATCTGGGACTGAGTCGGGTGGGTCTTCGTCCAGTAGTCGATCCTGTCGTTCGCGAGCGCGAGCGACCGCTTGGACTTGCTCGGGACGTAGCGCCAGCCGGCCTGGCTGAAGTTGCGCTCGTCGGCGCTGAAGTGGCCGTTGTCGTAGTCTTCGTAGAGTTCGAAGGTCCACTCCTGGTTCGAGGCGCTCTTGAACTGCCAGGGGCCGTTCCCGATGGGGTGTTTCTCGGCCCCGAACTGCAGCTCCATCTCCTGGAGGTCGGTGATGACCGCCTGCTCCTCCTCCTCGCTCTCGGCGTTGCGCGCTCGCTCGGCGAACTCGCCGTAGATGCTCGTCTTGGCCTGGAGCCGACGGCTGAGGATCTGGTTGAGGACCATGAACTCGTTGGCCGGTTTGCTCAGCGAGAACTCCATGCTTCGCTCGCCCGTCTTCTCGTAGGATTCGACGGTGTCGAACGGGGATCCGAGCAGCGATTCGATGTCCAGCTGCGTGACGAGGTCGTCGGCGGTCACCGGGTCGCCGTCGTGCCAGGTGTACGTGTCCCTGAGCTGGAGCGTCGCGGTCGTCCCGTCGACGCTCCAGTCGTCCGCGACGAACCCGACGAACTCGTGGTTGTTCCCGTGGTACCGGCCCAGGTGGTCGTACAGGAAGAACCCGTCGAAGTTGTAGTTCTTGCCCCAGGGGTTGTGCTGGCCGTCCTCGCCGGGTTTCGTGAGGACGCCCTTCCAGGTGGATTCGACGGGCTCGGGGGACGGGGTATTCTCACTACTGGTACCGCCGTCACCGCCGTCACCGCCGTCGCCCGCACCGTCAGTGCCGTCACCACCGCCGCCGTCGGTGTCGCCCGAACAACCCGCGAGACCGAGCGTGACACCGGTCAGCCCGATGCCTTTCACCACTCGACGCCGCGAGTAGGCGTTGCGATCATGAGGTTCCATGACATCCCAAACAAGCGGTTTATGGTGATTTATAATTTAGCGACTCTTTGGATACATCCAAAGACGTTTTGTCGCTATCAAACACTCGCGTACCGTTAAGCCCGCACCGCGCGCTCTTCGACGCGTATGCAACGCGAGATCATGATCGACTCGCCCGACGAGGGCGTAGACGAGGACACCCTCCGGGTCGGGGTCATC
Above is a genomic segment from Halosimplex halophilum containing:
- a CDS encoding beta-galactosidase, with protein sequence MFAYGAQYYRPPNPPSDAWADDLSQMADLGFNTVKLWAMWNHAHPSEDEFDFAELDELVELAGERDLDVVISLILENAPHWLVDRHPEARYEDHDGGKVDVRARPNTPGGGWPGLCLNHDAVRDHAERFTRRLAGRYSDDPTVTSYTTWDEAFFEPNLHFPDKRFCYCEACRDKFEDWLRDRYGAIDGLNEAWETRYTSWSQVEPPRYHGGYPRYLDWLRFRLDSQQGHMQWRASALGEGDATASVRAHGISGNLGDLPHRFNDDWRSADTVDEWGTTTFPHWGPDHPDITTDAERQTLDHHLMLDVARGAAGEKPFWQTELQGGHVRSGNSIDPMGLTRGPDPDPESMALWNWNALAGGATGLLYWQYRPELLGHESPGFGLVRRDGSRTERTEVAASFADLVSERPVLEASEPVRGDVAIGTLAEAPLFNYVAEKDTEQFATAVRGVYRAMWATDYQVDFAKPHQFDGYDAVYLPFPLLLEPSTVEAIEAYVDGGGTLVTGGAPAVYDENGRCLRESPGHDLDEVFGTRLRTTRYADGETLEVADARAAVSADGGTPGVQAAPAAARRDVFDPTTATALGRWSDGGVGATVDSHGDGTAMAVGTLLGRAATDDDALDAVRSTLSHLFDRGGASPTVRCSDGAVQTRLHATDDGWLLYVLNPTDESRTVDVQCSKTGSVQEALGDLRVDAADPLRVTVDDRAGGVLLF
- a CDS encoding ABC transporter ATP-binding protein encodes the protein MSAEPVVSLSDVEVHFDQNEGLVDRLRGDGKAPVRAVDGVSLDIEENDVVALVGESGCGKTTLGKAAIGLQRPTDGEVRYRGQDVWDAFDGAGDASVDAADIRRSLQIVHQDPGSSLNPNQTVMATLAAPLKRWYDDLSREDRRARILGMLETVGMEPPADYAERYPHQLSGGEKQRVALVRALLMNPDVILADEAVSALDVSLRVEMMDLMLELQDRFDTSFLFISHNLSNARYLTKRAGGRIGIMYMGELVEVGPAEEVLQDPKHPYTRVLKWATANLHPDYVQVEEPPVRDIDIPDQTDPPSGCRFHTRCPVAREACREEHPSLGDDGGHAAACFRDDDTHRYWSSPELDD
- a CDS encoding ABC transporter ATP-binding protein; amino-acid sequence: MSRTDPTADTQTDRDETGVAGPGTSTPTADDPILELRDVNVTFDMSRGVSRVLDDVSVDVARQEILGVVGESGSGKSMFASALLDAVVDPGRLSGEIVYRPDPDTEIDVLGLSESDLKRLRWEEIAMVFQGAQSSFNPTLSVRGHFVETLKAHDYDVDEGLRRARDLISDLYMDPDRVLDSYAHELSGGMQQRALIALSLVLEPNVLVMDEPTAALDLLMQRSILSLLNELQEKYDLTVVFITHDLPLVAGLADRLAVMYAFELVEVGPARETVLDAAHPYTRALLRSVPNLDIPLDEMRAIEGSAPDPVNTPEGCSYHPRCPLSTEECLVSDPEFRAAGTDHHVACFHHEDAAEGVPFDIEDHAPEEEAEWP
- a CDS encoding ABC transporter permease; the protein is MKRTDDRTGDEDGDSDERFQSFAASGGDDPSSSDPRAVSTDGGAAGSVSPFERVADDSVEGTDRLRQLVDLWLLAPARIVWSDWRARAGAAIILLFVLMGTVGPLLVRYPEPNTGPRLLAPFQNWAYPLGTDPKAQGVFASVVHATPVMLKMILGGAVFSIIVATVIGIVSGYKGGWTETVLMTITDIMMTIPGLPLIIVVAAIVQPESPIVVGVLVSINAWAGLARAVRSQVLTIRNAPYVEASRTMGLGVPTILGRDVLPNLMPYILVNFVGAARGVIFGSVGLYFLGVLPFSNLNWGVMITRAYNSGALYSDSLRHWLLAPLFTVVFLSFGLILFAQGCDRLFNPRVRAKHASTVDDDEEPSDGQAATTATRT
- a CDS encoding ABC transporter permease, which gives rise to MASNRYYAKRIGQSFVTVYAVVTLSFVLIRLMPGGPIDYLRAQYMRQNLNQEEIQQKIALYTNIETDAPMWEQYVEYMAALAQFDFGRSIFYAEPVAGLLGSAVPWTVLYMSISLCLMFAIGVSMGAFMAYREGSRFDTASTLLSIVANSVPYYIAAILLLYLLGFEWSVFPTAGRMNPQTSVGLNLPFVVGVLTHAALPVLSLVVTGFGGKAITMRGNAISELGEDYLRVARLRGLPERRIALRYVARNAILPMYTGIMISIGTMFGGSVILEKIFAYQGVGYYVFKSISSRDYPLMMGGFILITVAVVIGVLIADLTYGKLDPRAGGESDEAY
- a CDS encoding ABC transporter substrate-binding protein is translated as MEPHDRNAYSRRRVVKGIGLTGVTLGLAGCSGDTDGGGGDGTDGAGDGGDGGDGGTSSENTPSPEPVESTWKGVLTKPGEDGQHNPWGKNYNFDGFFLYDHLGRYHGNNHEFVGFVADDWSVDGTTATLQLRDTYTWHDGDPVTADDLVTQLDIESLLGSPFDTVESYEKTGERSMEFSLSKPANEFMVLNQILSRRLQAKTSIYGEFAERARNAESEEEEQAVITDLQEMELQFGAEKHPIGNGPWQFKSASNQEWTFELYEDYDNGHFSADERNFSQAGWRYVPSKSKRSLALANDRIDYWTKTHPTQSQIEQQPDAVDWNKVPLYNGYGLVANFNKEPWDDRRVRQAMLYAIDFGLVAENTSGAYQRDAIEIPCGVSNSMLDTYLGDAQDQYLTYEKDREKAAQLLRDAGFSKSDGTWQKPDGEPFAPTIKEGRGGYWVSIGQNVTSQLGNFGVDAELQKVGHTQMYGEIVPNGNFDVIGDWWSGVWFQAGYPGYHIRAVTLGWWADQTNYPEQIDVPMPVGDPNGSTETVDVAQLFEDLSTAQDPAEEQRLNRKAAWLYNMTLPKMPITVEHDINLFDTKNWELPPLDGELMQQGEPHWWADRMGEIQARTK